In Labilibaculum sp. DW002, one DNA window encodes the following:
- a CDS encoding GNAT family N-acetyltransferase: MYSFKQVSLKDLERIKYESEMLCCDFEWITNWYSTFGKVENNVLGYHKTPYIVTVYKEDVLVAIVPLVKLDRKYCKCIKLEFVEFLGQQWGSSGNDVITLESLGRSFAQELSDWVKKNINYHFLFLKYLPKTTVLNEKYKLYHYAGEPFIPVNRYAGYEDFLLKAYAKRFRKQLDRTLRKIKRDGFELELSTEEINDANFKEIKRISKTKLSDGKGFVYGDPDKEAFYLKMFKIYQSNVQFVKFNKQAIAYVINIDFKDQRLAIDCAFDRDYKTYGAGIHCMNFNIQNSFKNGYENYSFGVGLDPYKFQFTNQAKSTYMCFDYKFRFKSLLALPYLLYRVKRTDHIVLDQLQKQAHHE, encoded by the coding sequence ATGTATAGTTTCAAACAAGTTTCTCTTAAAGATTTAGAGAGAATTAAATATGAAAGTGAAATGCTTTGTTGTGATTTTGAATGGATTACAAATTGGTATTCTACTTTTGGGAAGGTTGAAAATAATGTGCTTGGATATCATAAAACACCATACATTGTTACTGTCTACAAAGAAGATGTTTTAGTAGCCATTGTTCCTCTCGTAAAATTAGATAGGAAGTATTGCAAATGTATAAAACTGGAATTTGTGGAATTTTTAGGACAGCAATGGGGAAGTTCTGGAAACGATGTGATCACTCTTGAATCCTTAGGTCGTTCGTTTGCTCAAGAACTAAGCGATTGGGTGAAGAAGAATATTAATTATCATTTTTTGTTCCTAAAGTACTTGCCTAAAACAACGGTCTTAAATGAGAAATATAAATTGTACCATTATGCGGGAGAGCCTTTTATACCGGTAAATAGATATGCTGGTTACGAGGATTTTTTACTGAAAGCTTACGCGAAAAGATTCAGAAAACAATTGGATCGTACACTTCGAAAAATAAAACGTGATGGTTTCGAATTAGAGCTATCAACAGAAGAAATTAACGATGCCAATTTCAAGGAAATAAAGAGAATATCAAAAACGAAATTATCAGATGGAAAAGGTTTTGTTTACGGTGATCCTGATAAAGAAGCCTTTTATTTAAAGATGTTTAAGATTTATCAATCGAATGTTCAATTTGTAAAATTCAACAAGCAAGCTATTGCGTATGTAATTAATATCGATTTTAAGGATCAAAGATTAGCAATAGATTGCGCATTTGATCGTGATTACAAGACATATGGAGCAGGAATTCATTGCATGAATTTTAACATCCAGAACAGTTTCAAAAATGGATATGAGAATTATTCATTTGGAGTAGGCTTGGACCCATATAAATTTCAATTTACAAATCAGGCAAAGAGTACTTATATGTGTTTCGATTATAAATTTCGCTTTAAATCATTACTTGCCTTACCGTATTTGTTATACCGAGTAAAAAGAACAGATCATATTGTTTTAGATCAATTACAAAAGCAGGCTCATCATGAATAG
- a CDS encoding GNAT family N-acetyltransferase encodes MYRFQIITLKDLKEIDYSGSFPSNQFNWIYNWFSVFEKVENNVLGFDKKVFIIASFKENKLVAIVPLVRLYRTYLKYIKIEFLEFLGQQWSNLGNDIIALDELHDSFASDLALWTRKNIKYHFLFLKYLPQNSILTKKYKLFNYAGAPFIQVDKHEDYEGFAKNVYSRKFREDLRRTLRKIKKDGFEFEICYEEINQESLQEIRRIAKSKMTDGKSFLYGDVEKTQFHLKMYECFPSHVVFVKFNNKAVAYATSIDWKGERIGIDAAFDRDYRKYGAGIHCIDTTIQTSFKDKKEKLSFGLGLDTYKFQFTDQIDRYFMCFDFKYRLKSLVALPYFLYRLKKEDRAVMGKLESAQGK; translated from the coding sequence ATGTATCGTTTTCAAATTATCACATTAAAAGATCTTAAGGAGATTGATTACTCAGGTAGTTTTCCGAGTAATCAATTCAACTGGATTTACAATTGGTTTAGTGTTTTCGAAAAGGTTGAAAATAATGTGTTGGGGTTTGATAAAAAAGTCTTCATTATTGCAAGTTTTAAGGAAAATAAATTAGTTGCAATTGTTCCTTTGGTGAGATTATATCGGACCTACTTAAAGTATATCAAAATTGAATTTTTAGAGTTTTTAGGCCAGCAATGGTCCAACTTAGGAAATGATATAATTGCCTTGGATGAATTGCATGATTCTTTTGCATCAGATTTAGCTTTATGGACACGAAAAAACATTAAATATCACTTTTTATTTTTAAAATATCTACCCCAGAATTCGATCCTTACAAAGAAGTATAAACTTTTTAATTATGCAGGAGCACCATTTATCCAGGTAGATAAACATGAAGACTATGAGGGCTTTGCAAAAAATGTATACTCTAGAAAGTTTCGAGAAGATTTACGACGAACATTGCGAAAGATAAAAAAGGATGGGTTTGAGTTTGAAATTTGCTACGAAGAAATCAATCAAGAAAGTTTGCAAGAAATCAGAAGAATTGCGAAATCAAAAATGACAGATGGGAAAAGTTTTTTATATGGAGATGTTGAAAAAACACAATTTCATTTAAAAATGTATGAGTGTTTTCCATCACATGTAGTATTTGTCAAGTTCAACAATAAGGCTGTAGCCTACGCAACAAGTATCGATTGGAAAGGCGAAAGAATTGGAATAGACGCAGCTTTTGATCGAGATTATCGGAAATATGGTGCTGGCATACATTGCATCGATACAACTATCCAAACCAGCTTTAAAGATAAAAAGGAGAAATTGTCCTTTGGCTTAGGATTAGATACTTACAAATTTCAGTTTACGGATCAAATTGATCGATACTTTATGTGTTTTGATTTTAAATATAGATTGAAATCACTGGTGGCTTTACCTTACTTTTTATATCGACTAAAGAAAGAAGATCGAGCGGTGATGGGCAAACTTGAAAGTGCTCAGGGAAAGTAG
- a CDS encoding O-antigen ligase family protein — MRYVELAIWMVLFFIAFFLKSYTVGGQEMAYLWKLPLIVFLFVGVLGQKVNYNFLILGYVFAIKNLVSTSFFDYPVDAIINFSKYLTIPLVVHWIYLNINSLEALKKLRLIPLYLAAFLIIANIPYYLGVFSAPVSKTMLWMEDTKLDGLVGILGAPHYTSALLSIACIILLEHIVKKRSDLLVNFILAPILVLGLFFLFKTYTRTGWLMFVIGVTILFGRKISFKDAGKILAGCVLLIGGLIFLFQTNEGFRRRVMDDRAGQEDKSAYETVGSGRLQIAEVYLENLYESNFATYLIGMGMQESQNRYEKKDGMPLFAHNGFVQTLVDNGILGFLLYLLFLFSVFKQISKSESSYNQLAVALFFMFISCLVTQQANYFLLDVFLSLFIGITIIESRVNQYIEYKHHRDRNELIEKSFSI; from the coding sequence ATGAGGTACGTTGAGTTAGCAATATGGATGGTATTGTTTTTCATTGCTTTTTTCTTGAAAAGCTATACTGTTGGTGGGCAGGAAATGGCTTATCTATGGAAACTACCATTAATCGTATTTCTTTTTGTTGGTGTACTAGGTCAAAAGGTAAATTATAACTTTTTGATATTAGGCTATGTATTCGCAATCAAGAATTTAGTAAGCACATCTTTCTTTGATTATCCAGTTGATGCAATAATAAATTTTTCGAAATATTTAACAATTCCTTTAGTAGTTCATTGGATTTATTTGAATATTAATAGTTTAGAAGCTTTAAAGAAGTTGCGCTTGATTCCACTTTATTTAGCTGCTTTTTTAATTATAGCGAACATCCCATATTATTTAGGCGTATTTTCTGCTCCAGTTAGTAAAACAATGCTTTGGATGGAAGATACCAAATTGGATGGATTGGTGGGGATTTTAGGAGCACCTCATTATACTTCTGCATTATTATCGATCGCTTGTATTATTCTTTTAGAGCACATTGTAAAAAAACGAAGTGATCTATTGGTAAATTTTATTTTGGCTCCCATATTGGTTTTAGGGCTGTTTTTTCTTTTTAAAACCTATACAAGAACAGGCTGGTTGATGTTTGTTATTGGAGTTACCATATTATTTGGTCGAAAAATATCATTTAAAGATGCTGGTAAAATCTTAGCTGGATGTGTTCTTTTGATAGGTGGTTTAATATTCTTATTTCAAACCAATGAGGGATTTCGCAGAAGGGTAATGGATGATCGGGCTGGGCAGGAAGATAAGTCAGCTTATGAGACTGTAGGCTCAGGTCGATTACAAATTGCAGAGGTTTACTTAGAGAATTTATACGAGAGTAATTTTGCGACCTACTTAATTGGTATGGGAATGCAAGAATCACAAAATAGATATGAGAAAAAAGACGGAATGCCTCTTTTTGCGCACAATGGCTTTGTTCAAACTTTGGTAGATAATGGTATTCTAGGCTTTTTGCTTTATTTGCTTTTTCTCTTTTCGGTATTCAAACAAATTTCAAAGTCGGAAAGTAGTTATAATCAGTTGGCCGTGGCACTCTTTTTTATGTTTATATCTTGTCTGGTAACGCAGCAAGCCAATTATTTTTTATTGGATGTTTTTCTTTCTCTATTTATTGGAATTACGATTATTGAAAGTCGTGTTAATCAGTACATCGAGTATAAGCATCATAGAGATAGAAATGAATTAATCGAGAAATCATTTAGCATTTAG
- a CDS encoding ATP-grasp domain-containing protein gives MEPKKKKLLMLGGSPFQIPCIQYAKLAGYYVITCDYAPGNPGHQFADEYVNVSTTDLKAVLKLSRKLEIDGILAYASDPAAPTAAYVAEKMGLPGNSYKSVKILSEKDLYRSFLRQNKFNTPWYGGFSTFNDFSSNSTDFTYPVLVKPVDSSGSKGITLVNDLWEMGDAINYAMKFSRCKRFIVEEFIEKKYPQLDGDIFVFNGEISAYYLGDQRNDESVNPFVPSSINYPSLLPEELHKKIKSELQRAIDLLKIKFGGFNIEVIIDANDNIYLIEIGARNGGNCIPEIIKCASNVDMIEMSVDACMGVEPTIKNRKEIEKFYTTYVIHSNEDGKFRSINLDDSITDFVLDIKLMVEKGGDVFRFSGSNCTVGVGLLEFPNLHTRDQIMDNIEELIAVELE, from the coding sequence ATGGAACCAAAAAAGAAGAAGTTACTAATGTTGGGTGGATCTCCTTTTCAGATTCCCTGCATTCAGTACGCAAAATTGGCAGGCTATTATGTTATTACGTGCGATTATGCTCCGGGAAATCCGGGACATCAATTTGCTGATGAGTATGTAAATGTAAGTACAACAGACTTAAAAGCAGTTTTAAAGCTATCTAGAAAATTAGAAATTGATGGGATTCTGGCTTATGCATCTGATCCTGCTGCCCCAACTGCTGCTTATGTAGCAGAAAAAATGGGTTTACCAGGAAACTCATATAAATCAGTTAAGATTTTATCCGAAAAAGACTTGTATCGCAGTTTTCTGCGTCAAAATAAATTTAATACGCCATGGTACGGTGGCTTTAGCACTTTTAATGATTTTTCTAGTAATTCCACAGATTTTACTTATCCAGTTTTGGTGAAGCCTGTAGATTCATCAGGAAGTAAGGGTATTACTTTGGTGAATGATTTATGGGAAATGGGTGATGCGATTAATTATGCCATGAAATTTTCACGTTGTAAGCGTTTCATCGTAGAAGAGTTTATTGAAAAGAAATATCCACAATTAGATGGTGACATATTCGTATTTAATGGTGAGATAAGTGCGTATTATTTAGGTGATCAGCGTAACGATGAGAGTGTAAATCCATTTGTGCCTTCAAGTATTAATTATCCATCTCTGTTGCCAGAGGAATTACACAAAAAGATAAAATCAGAACTTCAGCGTGCAATTGATTTGTTGAAAATTAAGTTTGGTGGTTTCAATATTGAGGTGATTATTGATGCGAATGACAACATTTATTTAATAGAGATTGGTGCGCGTAATGGTGGTAATTGTATTCCGGAAATTATAAAATGTGCAAGCAATGTCGATATGATTGAAATGAGTGTGGATGCTTGTATGGGAGTAGAGCCAACAATTAAAAATAGAAAAGAAATAGAGAAATTTTATACCACCTATGTTATCCATTCGAATGAGGATGGCAAATTTCGATCAATAAATTTGGATGATTCCATTACTGATTTTGTTTTGGATATTAAATTAATGGTAGAAAAAGGGGGAGATGTATTTCGTTTTAGTGGTTCCAATTGTACTGTAGGCGTTGGTTTATTGGAATTTCCAAATCTTCATACTCGGGATCAGATAATGGACAATATTGAAGAATTAATTGCTGTAGAATTGGAATAA
- a CDS encoding WbqC family protein, which yields MNNKLESLILTSDYKSDKIKNSLAKGLSIMQPYVFPYIGYFQLIEASDEIVFYDDVNFIKKGWVNRNRILLNKKDFLFTIPIEKASQNKKINQTKIKLDSKSRRKLIMQMKSAYLKAPFFRKVMILIEETFGMEYDNVGDMGIQSISFVYEYLGKSFKWTKSSISSSTSIDLVKADRLISITKQFKYDRYINPVGGQEIYQKGYFKKQGIKLQFLKSGKIEYVQSGNEFIPSLSIIDVLMYNDKPTVLQFLKNYKLI from the coding sequence ATGAATAATAAGCTGGAATCATTGATTTTGACATCTGATTATAAATCAGATAAAATAAAGAATTCTTTAGCCAAAGGACTATCAATCATGCAACCTTATGTTTTTCCTTATATAGGATATTTTCAATTGATAGAAGCATCGGATGAAATTGTTTTTTACGACGATGTGAACTTCATTAAAAAAGGATGGGTTAATCGAAACAGAATATTATTGAATAAAAAAGATTTTTTATTTACTATTCCAATTGAAAAAGCGAGTCAAAACAAAAAAATAAATCAAACTAAAATTAAACTGGATTCAAAATCAAGAAGAAAATTAATTATGCAGATGAAGTCTGCGTATTTGAAAGCTCCCTTTTTTAGAAAAGTTATGATTTTGATTGAGGAAACTTTTGGAATGGAATATGACAATGTTGGTGATATGGGAATTCAATCTATATCATTTGTTTATGAATACTTAGGCAAATCATTCAAATGGACTAAATCATCAATAAGTTCGTCTACAAGTATAGATTTGGTAAAGGCGGATAGATTAATTTCTATCACAAAACAATTTAAGTACGATAGATATATCAATCCAGTAGGTGGGCAAGAGATTTATCAAAAAGGATACTTTAAAAAACAAGGAATAAAACTACAATTTCTAAAATCTGGAAAAATAGAATATGTTCAGAGTGGAAATGAATTTATTCCAAGTCTTTCTATTATTGATGTTTTGATGTACAATGATAAACCTACTGTTCTTCAATTTTTAAAGAATTATAAATTGATTTAA
- a CDS encoding glycosyltransferase: protein MQKPFVSVKTITYNHEKFIAQCIEGILMQKTNFSFEYIIGEDCSTDNTMKIVQDYADRYPDIIRVISSENNVGWIENDHRTDMACQGKYVAFCEGDDFWTDPYKLQKQVDFLEKNTDYGLVHTNFSCVKDDKITKSIRGNEMLPTGNVLEELIKGNHIATATVCMRNDLLRKICIGDTIKKHNWRMGDYPLWIETSALVKVHYLKDDTITYRIHDDSATHALDWNGDFRFFEDRYQIKNYYIAKYNCEHLLPFISKVYHKELLKYAIFLKNEDLREACSIYFKKKSERSEFAYRLLSDFTIFDSIFCFIYSSRKKLKTIV from the coding sequence ATGCAAAAACCATTTGTAAGCGTTAAAACCATAACCTATAATCATGAAAAATTCATTGCACAGTGCATTGAAGGTATACTGATGCAAAAAACTAATTTTTCGTTTGAATACATAATTGGAGAAGATTGTAGTACCGACAATACAATGAAAATTGTTCAGGATTATGCAGATCGTTATCCAGATATAATTCGAGTAATTTCGAGTGAAAATAATGTAGGTTGGATTGAAAATGACCACAGAACAGATATGGCATGTCAAGGAAAATATGTTGCTTTTTGTGAAGGAGATGATTTTTGGACTGATCCTTATAAATTACAAAAACAAGTAGATTTTTTAGAGAAGAATACTGATTATGGTTTAGTACATACGAATTTTTCTTGTGTAAAGGATGATAAGATCACAAAATCCATACGAGGAAATGAAATGTTGCCAACGGGTAATGTGTTGGAAGAATTAATAAAAGGAAATCATATCGCGACAGCAACAGTATGCATGAGAAATGATCTTCTTCGTAAAATCTGTATTGGTGATACCATAAAAAAGCACAATTGGAGAATGGGTGATTATCCTTTATGGATTGAAACGTCTGCATTAGTAAAAGTTCATTATTTAAAGGATGATACAATTACCTATCGTATTCATGATGATTCAGCAACTCATGCATTGGATTGGAATGGGGATTTTCGCTTTTTTGAAGATAGATATCAAATAAAAAACTACTATATAGCCAAATACAATTGTGAACATTTACTTCCTTTTATTTCAAAGGTCTATCACAAGGAATTGTTGAAATATGCAATATTTCTTAAAAATGAAGATTTACGAGAAGCGTGCAGTATTTATTTTAAGAAAAAATCGGAGAGGAGTGAATTCGCCTATCGTTTATTATCTGACTTTACGATTTTTGATTCCATTTTTTGCTTTATCTATTCTTCAAGGAAGAAATTAAAAACCATCGTATAA
- a CDS encoding DegT/DnrJ/EryC1/StrS family aminotransferase has protein sequence MEKRKILVTRPQLPPLNEFIPMLEDIWDSRWLTNNGKYHEEFEKALAIFLGVPYVSLFANGTLALMAALQCLRVKGEVITTPYSFVATTHSLWWNGIKPVFVDIDPVYGNLNPDLIEAAITPETTAILPVHVYGNPCKVEAIQNLADIYGLKVIYDAAHAFGVKLKNSSVLNYGDLSILSFHATKVFNTIEGGAIISHDLKTKKRIDFLKNFGIADETTVVAPGINAKMNELQAAYGMLQLKYFDTAIDGRKHITDKYKEGLEGIAGIRFLNEATNVDYNYSYFPIFVDELEFGRSRDDVFEELKKYDIYGRRYFYPLISEFSAYRGLPSAKGLDVAYELSRQIICLPLYPDLADEVVETIVSIILEMSLDETKKIPVKMLHQIKRNK, from the coding sequence ATGGAAAAACGTAAAATATTAGTCACTCGTCCTCAACTGCCCCCATTAAATGAGTTTATTCCTATGTTGGAAGATATTTGGGATAGCAGATGGTTAACGAATAATGGTAAATACCATGAGGAATTTGAAAAAGCTTTGGCTATTTTTCTTGGTGTTCCTTACGTTTCTTTATTTGCTAATGGCACGCTTGCATTAATGGCTGCGCTTCAGTGTTTGCGAGTTAAAGGTGAGGTGATTACAACTCCTTATAGTTTTGTTGCTACCACACATTCTTTATGGTGGAATGGTATAAAACCTGTTTTTGTTGATATTGATCCTGTTTATGGAAACTTGAATCCTGATTTGATAGAGGCAGCCATTACACCGGAAACAACCGCAATATTACCAGTACATGTTTATGGAAATCCTTGTAAAGTTGAAGCGATTCAGAACTTAGCCGATATTTACGGCTTAAAGGTGATTTATGATGCAGCTCATGCATTTGGAGTGAAATTGAAAAATTCGAGTGTGCTAAATTATGGAGACTTGTCAATTTTAAGCTTTCATGCAACAAAAGTGTTCAATACCATAGAAGGAGGAGCTATTATTTCGCATGATTTAAAAACGAAGAAGAGAATCGATTTTTTGAAAAATTTTGGAATTGCTGATGAAACAACGGTAGTTGCTCCAGGAATTAATGCTAAGATGAATGAGTTACAAGCAGCATACGGAATGCTTCAATTAAAGTATTTTGATACTGCTATTGATGGTCGCAAGCACATAACAGATAAATATAAAGAGGGATTGGAAGGTATAGCTGGTATTCGATTTTTAAACGAAGCTACAAATGTTGATTACAATTATTCCTACTTCCCAATATTTGTGGATGAATTAGAATTTGGCCGATCGCGCGATGATGTTTTCGAAGAATTAAAGAAGTATGATATTTATGGAAGAAGATATTTTTATCCTTTAATTAGTGAGTTCTCTGCTTATCGAGGTTTACCTTCTGCAAAAGGTCTTGATGTTGCATATGAACTATCTCGACAGATAATTTGCCTTCCGCTTTACCCAGATTTAGCAGATGAGGTTGTTGAAACTATTGTTTCCATCATTCTGGAAATGTCATTGGATGAAACGAAGAAAATCCCTGTTAAGATGCTGCATCAAATCAAAAGAAATAAATAG
- a CDS encoding MOP flippase family protein, with product MSNLKSQTIKGVFWSFIEKFGSQLILLISQIVLARLLEPKDFGLLGMLAIFIAVSQAFIDSGFDNALIQKKEVNQTDYSTVFYFNITIGIVLYLILFFAAPLIADFFHQPLLVDLTRVVCIVLAVNSFGLIQFVKFKIEMNFKAIAQVVVIANLLSAFVGIAMALMGFGVWALAGQIIGIYFFRTVLFWIKSSWRPSFIFSFQSFKQLFSFGSKLLLSGIINQVFQNIYLMVIGRIFSASLLGFYTQAKKLQEVPVTTLAQVVGNVTFPAFSKIQDDNVKLREGFRKLIKLMVFINFPLMLGLAVVAEPLLVLILGEKWLPSVPYFQLLCIAGMIYTLHASNLNILKVKGRSDLFLYLEIIKKTIVVIAIFIGLNWGIIGLIVGQICTSFISFFINAFYTGKLISYTIPNQLKDISQTFFISLGMVAFMSIGWFINNQIISLVFQILIGIGSYLLLAIATKQEALTDGLLILKEVIPLRRWKNVKY from the coding sequence ATGTCCAATTTAAAAAGCCAAACCATAAAAGGTGTTTTCTGGAGTTTCATTGAGAAATTTGGAAGTCAGTTAATTCTGCTTATTTCTCAGATTGTACTCGCTAGATTGTTAGAACCTAAAGATTTTGGTTTGTTAGGGATGTTGGCCATTTTTATTGCTGTATCTCAGGCATTTATAGATAGTGGTTTCGACAATGCTTTGATTCAGAAAAAAGAGGTTAACCAAACCGATTACTCTACCGTTTTTTACTTCAATATCACCATCGGTATTGTACTCTATCTAATTCTGTTTTTTGCGGCCCCTTTAATTGCTGATTTTTTCCATCAACCATTATTGGTTGACCTAACTCGAGTTGTTTGTATTGTTTTGGCAGTTAATTCGTTTGGTTTAATTCAGTTTGTAAAGTTTAAAATTGAAATGAATTTTAAAGCAATTGCACAGGTTGTTGTAATTGCCAACTTATTATCTGCATTTGTGGGTATTGCAATGGCTTTAATGGGGTTTGGAGTTTGGGCACTTGCAGGGCAAATCATTGGGATTTATTTTTTTAGAACGGTTTTGTTTTGGATCAAAAGTTCTTGGAGACCTTCTTTTATTTTTTCATTTCAATCATTTAAGCAGCTATTTAGTTTTGGTTCGAAGCTTCTTTTATCGGGAATTATTAACCAAGTTTTCCAGAATATTTATTTGATGGTAATTGGACGTATTTTCTCAGCAAGTTTGCTAGGGTTTTATACACAGGCGAAGAAATTACAAGAAGTTCCAGTTACAACCTTGGCACAGGTTGTTGGAAATGTTACTTTTCCTGCTTTTTCAAAAATTCAGGATGACAATGTAAAATTAAGAGAAGGCTTTCGAAAGTTGATTAAGCTTATGGTCTTTATTAATTTTCCTTTAATGTTGGGACTTGCAGTAGTAGCTGAACCTCTTCTTGTTTTAATTTTGGGTGAAAAGTGGTTGCCTTCGGTTCCTTACTTTCAACTACTGTGCATCGCAGGTATGATTTATACATTACATGCCTCAAACCTAAACATATTAAAGGTGAAAGGGCGTTCCGATCTATTCCTTTACCTAGAGATTATTAAAAAAACCATTGTTGTAATTGCAATTTTTATAGGATTAAATTGGGGTATTATTGGTTTGATTGTTGGTCAAATCTGCACTTCATTTATTAGCTTTTTTATCAATGCATTTTATACTGGAAAGCTAATTTCTTATACCATCCCTAATCAATTAAAAGATATCAGTCAAACATTTTTCATCAGTTTAGGAATGGTTGCCTTTATGTCTATAGGTTGGTTTATTAATAATCAAATTATCTCTCTTGTATTCCAGATACTAATCGGTATCGGATCTTATCTACTATTGGCAATTGCGACTAAACAGGAAGCATTGACCGATGGCTTGCTCATTTTAAAAGAAGTAATACCACTTAGAAGATGGAAAAACGTAAAATATTAG
- the wecB gene encoding non-hydrolyzing UDP-N-acetylglucosamine 2-epimerase — MSVNGQQKVLLVFGTRPEAIKMAPLVKEFQKYPDHFETIVCVTGQHREMLDQVLDLFDIIPDYDLEIMKSGQDLYDITSRVILGMRDVLTKSKPDLVLVHGDTTTSSATALAAYYQQIEVGHIEAGLRTNNMYSPWPEEGNRQMTGRLANRHFAPTIMAQRNLMDEGISKNKILVTGNTVIDALQLTLTKIHRSSKVVMDIINTLQTKGIPTGLVADWVYRSRKMVLVTGHRRENFGKGFLNICESIKFLAEKYPDVDFVYPVHLNPNVQKPVYDILGKNKINGDAGPKNVFLIDPIDYLPFVYMMDLSYMILTDSGGIQEEAPFLGKPVLVMRDTTERPEALSAGTVKLVGTDSHKIIESVEMLFNEEAIYRKMSQASNPYGDGKACIRIVQELKKESTVRERVVA; from the coding sequence ATGAGTGTGAATGGACAACAAAAGGTACTTTTGGTTTTTGGTACCCGACCAGAAGCGATAAAAATGGCGCCATTGGTGAAGGAATTTCAGAAATATCCTGACCATTTTGAAACGATTGTATGTGTAACGGGGCAGCATCGGGAAATGCTCGATCAAGTTCTTGATTTATTTGATATTATTCCGGATTATGATCTCGAGATTATGAAGTCGGGACAAGATTTATATGACATTACCAGTAGAGTAATACTTGGGATGCGCGATGTGTTAACGAAGTCTAAACCGGATTTAGTTTTGGTACATGGTGATACAACAACTTCTTCAGCGACTGCACTTGCAGCTTATTATCAGCAAATAGAAGTTGGACATATTGAGGCTGGTTTGCGAACCAATAACATGTATTCTCCTTGGCCAGAAGAGGGAAACCGTCAGATGACAGGTCGCTTGGCCAATAGACATTTTGCACCTACCATTATGGCACAACGCAATCTAATGGACGAGGGCATTAGTAAAAATAAAATTTTGGTTACAGGTAATACCGTAATCGATGCATTACAACTAACGCTTACCAAGATACATCGCTCATCAAAAGTTGTGATGGATATTATCAATACACTTCAAACGAAGGGAATTCCTACAGGATTAGTAGCCGATTGGGTATATCGTTCACGCAAAATGGTTTTGGTAACAGGTCATCGTAGAGAAAATTTCGGAAAAGGTTTTTTAAACATTTGTGAATCAATCAAGTTTTTAGCGGAAAAGTATCCTGATGTAGATTTTGTGTATCCAGTACATTTAAATCCTAATGTTCAGAAACCTGTTTACGATATCCTTGGGAAAAATAAAATTAATGGAGATGCTGGTCCAAAGAATGTATTCTTAATCGACCCAATTGATTATTTACCATTTGTGTATATGATGGATCTTTCTTACATGATTCTTACCGATTCTGGAGGAATTCAGGAAGAGGCGCCTTTCTTAGGAAAACCAGTCTTGGTAATGAGAGATACAACTGAACGTCCCGAAGCCTTGTCGGCAGGTACCGTTAAGCTAGTTGGAACCGACTCACATAAAATTATCGAATCGGTAGAAATGCTTTTCAACGAAGAAGCCATTTATCGTAAAATGTCGCAAGCAAGCAATCCTTATGGTGACGGAAAGGCCTGTATAAGAATCGTTCAAGAACTCAAAAAAGAAAGTACAGTTCGAGAAAGAGTTGTTGCTTAG